In Saccharothrix syringae, the following are encoded in one genomic region:
- a CDS encoding AfsR/SARP family transcriptional regulator: MEEIRFNLLGQVEAWFGSRPIDLGHQRQRHVLAALLVDADRVVPAARLLERIWGEEVPVGAQGTLHSYLSRLRRLLAPVADSVRIERHPGGYAVRVDPDLVDVHRFRRLVAQARSTTGHPGDMAGLLEQALVLWRGEPFSGATSSWFTAHRDTLQREHVAARLALCDLLLRCGRDADALTIASERAAADPLDERVAGQVMLALYRLGRTADALACFDRTRRLLAEELGVDPGAALVELHRRVLAGDPELLRIEAGTTGPGPVETITWSAPASLPPDVHDFTGREGQVELLAERLVTGARAVVVLGMGGIGKTALARHVAHRIADSFPDGQLWVDLGDAEPGDVLARLLRVLGVPDRAIPVDQAERGDVFRTLLRGRAVLIVLDNAATARQVHPLLPGVGECAVLITSRAGTFRLDGVERVELDVFSAEEGMALLSKLAGAGRVAAEPAAAERIVALCGGLPLAVRIAGARLASRRTWRLDHLVGLLGDERRRLDRLAVGDLEVRASFAMSYAGLAEPERQLLRLLALVAVPDFPPWLPAVLLELPIDEATGHAEALVDAYLLTVSDADPVGQYRYRCHDLIRLFAAERADQEESTTERVRAVERALGGWLALAERLTAFVPGPCYARISGGAHRPPVDDLVPDLSPEWSDTWFDAERSALIAAVRQACGLGWTDLAFDLAGCLEKYFDLRGMYADWLAVGREVLDVCVEHGNRLGEAVMRRGLLDVTTWIATGPGDAMERMRVEARVLWDLFVELGHDEGAADAAVMHSWASTAMGRYDEAITVAEAGLALAERSGHVGGSARAELALALAFFESRRLETAIGHTHRALRHARGLGNPRVVATALQFAGIGYGEAGEFGTSKRMLDESLVIARAHRDSYTEVLSLLASARLHLEVAPSRARADAERSLALSRRYRMTHHIAQGLELLGLLMLGEGRPQDAVVHLEESVTLWRTRGWHSYHAAALESLGRAYEQVDPVAARRAFAEAREVYLRIGDTDRAARVPA; encoded by the coding sequence GTGGAGGAGATCAGGTTCAACCTGCTGGGCCAGGTCGAGGCGTGGTTCGGTTCGCGACCGATTGATCTGGGGCATCAGAGGCAGCGGCACGTGCTCGCGGCGCTGCTCGTGGACGCCGACCGGGTGGTGCCCGCGGCGCGGCTGCTGGAGCGGATCTGGGGTGAAGAGGTTCCGGTGGGTGCGCAGGGCACGCTGCACAGCTACCTGTCGCGGTTGCGCCGGTTGTTGGCGCCGGTCGCCGACAGTGTGCGCATCGAGCGGCACCCGGGCGGATACGCGGTGCGGGTCGACCCGGACCTCGTCGACGTGCACCGGTTCCGGCGCCTGGTCGCGCAGGCGCGGTCGACGACAGGGCACCCGGGCGACATGGCGGGTCTGCTGGAGCAGGCGCTGGTGTTGTGGCGGGGCGAGCCGTTCAGCGGTGCCACCAGTTCCTGGTTCACCGCGCACCGCGACACGCTGCAGCGTGAGCACGTCGCCGCCAGACTCGCCCTGTGCGACCTTCTGCTGCGCTGCGGCCGTGACGCGGACGCGCTGACCATCGCCTCGGAACGGGCAGCGGCGGACCCGCTCGACGAGCGGGTCGCGGGTCAGGTGATGCTGGCCCTGTACCGGCTGGGCCGCACGGCCGACGCGCTCGCGTGCTTCGACCGGACCCGCAGGCTGCTGGCCGAGGAGTTGGGTGTCGACCCCGGTGCCGCGTTGGTCGAGCTGCACCGACGCGTGCTGGCCGGCGATCCGGAGCTGCTGCGCATCGAGGCGGGCACGACGGGGCCGGGGCCGGTCGAGACCATCACGTGGTCCGCGCCCGCGTCGCTGCCCCCGGACGTGCACGACTTCACCGGTCGGGAGGGGCAGGTCGAGCTGCTGGCCGAGCGATTGGTCACCGGGGCGAGGGCCGTGGTGGTGCTCGGCATGGGAGGTATCGGCAAGACCGCACTCGCTCGGCACGTCGCGCACCGGATCGCCGATTCATTTCCCGACGGGCAACTGTGGGTGGACCTCGGTGACGCGGAGCCGGGTGACGTGCTCGCCCGGCTGCTGCGCGTGCTCGGCGTCCCGGACCGCGCCATTCCGGTCGACCAGGCCGAGCGCGGTGATGTCTTCCGCACGCTGCTGCGCGGTCGGGCGGTGCTGATCGTGTTGGACAACGCCGCGACGGCCCGCCAAGTCCACCCGCTGCTGCCTGGGGTGGGCGAGTGCGCGGTCCTGATCACCAGCAGGGCCGGGACGTTCCGGCTGGACGGGGTCGAGCGGGTCGAGCTGGACGTGTTCAGCGCCGAGGAGGGCATGGCGCTGCTGAGCAAGCTTGCTGGCGCCGGGCGCGTCGCGGCGGAACCCGCCGCGGCCGAGCGGATCGTCGCGCTGTGCGGCGGACTGCCGCTCGCCGTGCGGATCGCAGGTGCCCGGCTCGCCTCGCGGCGGACGTGGCGGCTGGACCACCTGGTCGGGCTGCTCGGCGACGAGCGCCGTAGGCTCGACCGGCTCGCCGTTGGCGACCTGGAGGTGCGCGCGTCCTTCGCGATGAGCTACGCGGGCCTGGCCGAGCCGGAGCGGCAGTTGCTGCGCCTGCTCGCGCTGGTCGCGGTGCCGGACTTCCCGCCGTGGCTGCCCGCCGTGCTGCTCGAACTGCCCATCGACGAGGCCACCGGGCACGCTGAGGCGTTGGTCGACGCGTACCTGCTGACCGTGTCCGACGCCGATCCGGTGGGGCAGTACCGGTACCGCTGCCACGACCTCATCCGGTTGTTCGCGGCCGAACGCGCCGACCAGGAGGAGAGCACCACCGAGCGCGTGCGCGCCGTCGAACGGGCGCTCGGCGGCTGGCTGGCACTCGCCGAACGGCTGACCGCGTTCGTACCCGGTCCCTGCTACGCGCGCATCAGTGGCGGCGCGCACCGCCCGCCGGTCGACGACCTGGTTCCGGATCTGTCCCCCGAGTGGTCGGACACCTGGTTCGACGCGGAGCGGTCGGCACTGATCGCCGCCGTGCGCCAGGCGTGCGGGTTGGGGTGGACCGACCTCGCGTTCGACCTCGCCGGCTGCCTGGAGAAGTACTTCGACCTGCGCGGCATGTACGCGGACTGGCTCGCCGTCGGTCGCGAGGTGCTCGACGTGTGCGTCGAGCACGGCAACCGGCTCGGCGAAGCCGTGATGCGGCGCGGGCTGCTCGACGTCACGACCTGGATCGCCACCGGGCCGGGCGATGCGATGGAGCGGATGCGCGTCGAGGCGCGCGTGCTGTGGGACCTGTTCGTCGAACTCGGCCACGACGAGGGTGCCGCGGACGCAGCCGTGATGCACTCTTGGGCGTCGACCGCCATGGGTCGGTACGACGAGGCGATCACCGTGGCCGAAGCCGGGCTGGCATTGGCCGAGCGCTCAGGCCACGTCGGCGGGTCGGCCCGCGCCGAACTCGCGCTGGCCCTGGCGTTCTTCGAGAGCCGCCGGCTTGAGACCGCCATCGGGCACACCCATCGGGCACTCCGGCACGCGCGCGGACTGGGCAATCCGCGGGTGGTGGCGACGGCGCTGCAGTTCGCGGGGATCGGGTACGGGGAAGCGGGCGAGTTCGGGACCAGCAAGCGCATGCTGGACGAGTCGCTGGTCATCGCCCGCGCCCACCGGGACTCCTACACCGAGGTGCTGTCCCTGCTCGCGTCCGCTCGCCTGCACCTGGAGGTCGCCCCCTCCCGGGCCCGCGCCGACGCCGAGCGCTCGCTGGCGCTGAGCCGCCGCTACCGGATGACCCACCACATCGCGCAGGGACTGGAGCTGCTGGGGCTGCTCATGCTGGGGGAGGGACGGCCGCAGGACGCCGTCGTGCACTTGGAGGAGTCCGTCACGCTGTGGCGCACGCGGGGATGGCACTCCTACCACGCCGCAGCGCTGGAATCGCTCGGTCGTGCGTATGAGCAGGTGGACCCGGTAGCCGCACGGCGGGCGTTCGCCGAGGCGCGCGAGGTGTACCTGCGCATCGGCGACACGGACCGGGCGGCGCGGGTACCGGCTTGA
- a CDS encoding IS3 family transposase — MARQADPSRRERENEAITAEITDIHAVFGGTYGSPRVHQVLRRRGIRVSRKRVEWLMRQAGLQGAFLRKPWRTPSTRQDPRAAPAPDRVNRDFTAPAPDRLWGADATRIRTGEGVFWLAAVRDAFSNRIVGWKTSEGTATPTSCSVPWSTRSGPATYATAS; from the coding sequence GTGGCCCGCCAGGCCGACCCGTCCCGCCGTGAGCGCGAGAACGAGGCGATTACTGCCGAGATCACCGACATCCACGCCGTCTTCGGCGGGACCTACGGCAGTCCGCGGGTTCATCAGGTGCTGCGGCGTCGGGGTATCCGCGTGTCGCGCAAGCGGGTCGAGTGGTTGATGCGCCAGGCCGGCCTGCAGGGCGCCTTCCTGCGCAAACCCTGGCGGACACCGTCGACCAGGCAGGATCCACGAGCGGCACCGGCCCCTGATCGGGTGAACCGGGACTTCACCGCGCCGGCGCCGGACCGGTTGTGGGGGGCCGACGCGACCCGGATCCGGACCGGTGAGGGCGTGTTCTGGCTCGCGGCGGTGCGCGACGCGTTCTCCAACCGGATCGTGGGTTGGAAGACCAGCGAAGGTACTGCGACACCGACCTCGTGCTCGGTGCCCTGGAGTACGCGATCTGGTCCCGCGACGTACGCGACGGCCAGTTGA
- a CDS encoding transposase has protein sequence MIRRLAEQLGVHPEALRNWIRQDEADRGERGDRPSTTESEELRRLRMENAELKRANEILKAASAFFAAEPDPTRRRS, from the coding sequence GTGATCCGGCGCCTGGCCGAGCAGTTGGGCGTGCACCCGGAGGCGTTGCGGAACTGGATTCGGCAGGACGAGGCCGACCGCGGCGAACGTGGCGACCGGCCCTCGACCACCGAGTCCGAGGAGCTGCGCCGGCTGCGCATGGAGAACGCGGAACTCAAGCGGGCCAACGAGATCCTCAAGGCCGCGTCCGCGTTTTTCGCGGCGGAACCCGACCCGACCCGGCGACGGTCGTGA